A stretch of Pseudolysobacter antarcticus DNA encodes these proteins:
- a CDS encoding LytR/AlgR family response regulator transcription factor, with protein MTCRVLIIDDEPLARRGISALLAEHDDMHIVGECSNGYEALARILECAPDLVFLDIQMPGMTGFDVLNLVPKEKMPLTIFLTAYDQFALRAFDIHALDYLLKPIDEDRFVDALRHARNALAFRSEDFFEQRLRALLAQRDNSNEPIRYADRFSIRTGSRLVFVAAQEIDWIEAMGDYAGLHTPQKTHLLRESLNELALRLDPKFFVRVHRSAIVRIDQIDEMEALANRDATLRLKNGARLRVSRTYSEKLRQLLG; from the coding sequence ATGACTTGCAGAGTGCTCATCATCGACGATGAACCGCTGGCGCGGCGCGGCATCAGCGCACTGCTCGCGGAACACGACGACATGCATATCGTTGGCGAATGCAGCAACGGTTACGAGGCCTTGGCGCGCATCCTGGAGTGCGCGCCCGACCTTGTGTTTCTGGATATCCAGATGCCCGGAATGACTGGGTTCGATGTATTGAATCTGGTGCCGAAGGAAAAAATGCCGCTGACCATTTTTCTCACCGCGTACGATCAGTTTGCGTTGCGCGCGTTCGATATTCACGCGCTGGATTATCTGCTCAAGCCGATCGATGAAGATCGTTTTGTCGATGCGCTGCGCCACGCGCGCAACGCCCTCGCCTTTCGCAGCGAGGATTTTTTTGAACAACGCCTGCGCGCCCTGCTCGCGCAACGCGACAACAGCAATGAGCCGATTCGTTATGCCGACCGTTTTTCAATCCGCACCGGCAGCCGCCTGGTATTTGTAGCCGCGCAGGAGATCGACTGGATCGAAGCGATGGGCGACTACGCGGGTTTGCACACACCGCAGAAAACCCATCTGCTACGAGAATCGCTGAACGAACTGGCCTTGCGTCTCGATCCGAAATTTTTCGTGCGTGTGCATCGCTCGGCCATCGTGCGCATCGATCAAATCGATGAAATGGAAGCCCTCGCAAATCGCGACGCCACATTGCGGCTGAAGAACGGCGCCAGGCTACGTGTCAGCCGGACTTATAGCGAAAAACTCAGACAATTGTTGGGCTAG
- a CDS encoding TonB-dependent receptor plug domain-containing protein, producing MLINSLSRSIRQGLHSRRSYTALFALPAFLSIAPINALAQDAESSAPSQKLETIEVTGSRIRRVDVETASPVLTVDRAAIEKSGKLTVGDLVQQLPSISGAAGNPAVNNGGGSGGSFVSLRGLGTNRTLILMNGHRVVNADINTIPSNLVERIEVLTDGASAVYGSDAIGGVVNFIMRSNYQGAELTSSYGISDRDDGERKAFNLTFGQTSDKGSVVGGIDYNKFDGILSGNRDYGKYSLTYTAKTGAVLKGGSVASPSGFISAPQFGNCAPSALAGNTPGGTFDAGAPGGGADGIPAHFRCFSDAQDTYNYQAINLIYTPQERTNAYVLGNYKLSDSVEAYLSIFHNKTTSEAQLAPLPLDLYSAQITLDANQPYNPFGVNVGYRNPDGTVSNGANDLAIRLTALGPRIIKFTTVTDQVIAGLKGALSDTSWQWDANLNYGHNSVLRQSPGSLASGDLAASGSFSANCIPGSTAKGGCINIFDQTDPNTAKILKQYAADPFLNILSTFRQAEFNLNGNLFDLPAGTVSLAAGASYRKEYTNIAVDYITRANPANGNCAVQISACATPFQGGFSVKEVYAEVLIPLLKDLPLVHSVNLDLGERYSDYNTFGSTSNWKAALEYRPLEDLMLRGTVSQVFRAPNIAELFTGLTDSFDNYTPPLLPGSTTQVPGFGSKNGTQVQTFFAGASVLGKPLNPEVGKSFDFGIVYDPHWIEGLSVNVDLWRVYLQDNITRPTGQTIAGFCAANSTSPFCNNITFGNGKIQQINTYIQNFGRLDTRGVDFGLKYRLPETPFGKFTLGLDTTYTAQYDNTLTVKNGDGTTTTVADHAAGTFDPQFGNIARWRGLGNLGWSNGPFSAGWSVRYIGGEKVPLIGHVGAWAQNNLTFGYNIVPLNTRIDIGIDNVADKQPTIYYANTVLNANVDVNTYDTIGRYYWARINVKF from the coding sequence ATGCTCATTAATTCGCTTTCGCGATCGATCCGCCAGGGTTTGCACTCGCGCCGTAGTTACACTGCCTTGTTTGCACTTCCCGCCTTTCTTTCGATCGCACCGATCAACGCGCTCGCTCAAGATGCAGAATCCAGCGCACCTTCGCAGAAACTCGAAACCATTGAAGTCACCGGGTCGCGTATCCGCCGCGTGGATGTCGAAACTGCCAGTCCGGTACTTACCGTTGATCGCGCCGCGATCGAAAAAAGCGGCAAGCTCACCGTCGGCGATCTAGTGCAGCAACTGCCGAGCATTTCCGGTGCTGCCGGAAACCCGGCGGTGAATAACGGCGGCGGTTCGGGCGGGTCGTTCGTGTCGCTGCGTGGGCTTGGCACCAACCGCACCTTGATCCTGATGAATGGCCATCGTGTGGTCAACGCCGACATCAATACCATTCCGAGCAATCTCGTGGAGCGCATCGAGGTGCTGACCGATGGCGCATCGGCGGTGTACGGCTCGGATGCGATCGGCGGGGTCGTCAACTTCATCATGCGCTCGAATTATCAGGGCGCCGAACTGACCAGCAGTTATGGAATTTCCGATCGCGACGACGGCGAGCGCAAGGCGTTCAATCTTACCTTCGGCCAGACCTCGGACAAGGGCAGCGTCGTCGGCGGTATCGACTACAACAAGTTCGACGGCATTCTTTCCGGCAACCGCGATTACGGAAAATATTCGCTCACCTACACCGCCAAAACCGGCGCGGTACTGAAAGGTGGTTCGGTGGCGTCGCCGTCGGGGTTTATCTCGGCGCCGCAGTTCGGCAACTGCGCGCCATCTGCGCTGGCTGGAAATACGCCAGGCGGCACGTTTGATGCGGGCGCGCCCGGTGGTGGTGCGGATGGAATCCCGGCGCATTTCCGCTGTTTCAGCGATGCGCAGGATACCTACAATTATCAGGCGATCAACCTGATCTACACGCCGCAGGAACGCACCAATGCCTACGTGCTGGGCAACTACAAACTCAGCGACAGTGTCGAGGCGTACCTGAGTATTTTCCACAACAAGACGACATCGGAAGCGCAACTCGCACCGCTCCCCCTAGATTTGTATTCGGCGCAAATCACGCTGGATGCGAACCAGCCGTACAATCCGTTCGGCGTGAATGTCGGCTATCGGAATCCGGACGGCACCGTGAGCAACGGCGCCAACGATCTGGCCATCCGCCTGACCGCACTCGGCCCGCGTATCATCAAGTTCACCACGGTCACCGATCAGGTAATCGCTGGTCTGAAGGGTGCATTGAGCGATACCTCGTGGCAGTGGGATGCCAATCTGAATTATGGCCACAACAGCGTGCTGCGGCAGAGTCCAGGCTCGCTGGCATCGGGTGATCTGGCCGCGAGTGGTTCGTTCTCGGCGAACTGCATTCCGGGCAGCACGGCCAAGGGCGGCTGCATCAACATTTTTGATCAGACCGATCCGAACACCGCGAAGATTCTGAAGCAATATGCCGCCGATCCGTTCCTGAATATCCTGTCCACATTTCGTCAGGCCGAATTCAATCTCAACGGCAACTTGTTCGATCTGCCGGCCGGTACCGTCAGCCTCGCTGCGGGGGCGTCGTATCGCAAGGAATACACCAACATCGCGGTCGACTACATCACCCGCGCGAATCCGGCCAACGGCAATTGCGCGGTGCAGATTTCCGCCTGCGCCACGCCGTTCCAGGGCGGCTTCAGCGTCAAGGAAGTGTATGCCGAAGTGCTGATTCCGTTGCTCAAGGATTTGCCGCTGGTGCACAGCGTGAACCTCGATCTCGGCGAGCGTTATTCGGACTACAACACCTTCGGTTCGACCAGCAACTGGAAGGCGGCGCTGGAATATCGCCCGCTCGAGGATCTGATGTTGCGTGGCACGGTATCGCAGGTATTTCGCGCGCCGAATATCGCCGAGCTGTTCACCGGCTTGACTGATTCGTTCGACAATTACACGCCGCCGCTGCTGCCCGGCAGCACCACGCAGGTGCCCGGATTCGGCTCGAAGAACGGCACTCAGGTACAGACATTTTTTGCCGGCGCATCGGTATTGGGCAAGCCGCTGAATCCGGAAGTCGGCAAGTCGTTCGATTTCGGCATCGTCTACGATCCGCACTGGATCGAGGGGCTTTCTGTGAACGTCGATTTGTGGCGTGTATATCTGCAGGACAACATCACGCGTCCGACCGGACAAACCATCGCCGGCTTCTGTGCGGCAAATTCCACGAGCCCGTTCTGCAATAACATCACCTTCGGCAACGGCAAGATCCAGCAGATCAATACCTATATCCAGAACTTCGGTCGGCTGGATACACGCGGCGTGGATTTCGGCTTGAAATATCGCCTTCCGGAAACGCCATTCGGCAAATTTACCCTTGGCCTTGATACGACCTACACCGCGCAATACGACAACACGCTGACGGTGAAAAACGGCGACGGCACCACCACCACCGTGGCCGATCATGCTGCCGGCACGTTCGATCCGCAGTTCGGCAACATCGCGCGTTGGCGTGGCCTGGGCAATCTCGGCTGGAGCAACGGACCGTTCTCTGCGGGCTGGAGCGTGCGTTACATCGGCGGCGAGAAAGTACCGCTGATCGGCCATGTCGGCGCGTGGGCGCAGAACAACCTGACGTTCGGCTACAACATCGTGCCGCTGAACACGCGTATCGATATCGGTATTGACAATGTCGCCGATAAACAGCCGACGATCTACTACGCCAACACCGTGCTGAATGCGAATGTCGACGTCAATACCTACGACACGATCGGTCGCTATTACTGGGCGCGGATCAACGTGAAATTCTGA
- a CDS encoding sensor histidine kinase, with protein MSIPVMRLTYRLWFLLLVGSLLLAFGIAKASMAFDDIYSYLIYRAVFTVSCFCAAWPVMKFCRWLWHFNLNAWRTGLIAACTAYVFGMLCSLCALLAQVAFGDDLYMRKFEWTHAFNGAYFAWFVLCAVCAAYFGLRQYQALQQERHRLFVANALAREAELRALRYQLQPHFLFNTLNAISTLVREGDSRSATRMITRLAEFLRATLEGNGAHEVTLEEEVALTRHYLEIEKVRFGTRLDIDLQIDVDALRLRVPNLLLQPLVENAIRHGIAPSTHGGKITIRAQRDHDMLCILIIDNGLGYSQHDATRLGETKVGIGLENTRARLDRLYPQRHRLEISYPEIGGCIVSIELPCDAHLPADHELPQIENA; from the coding sequence ATGTCGATACCGGTAATGCGATTGACCTATCGCCTGTGGTTCTTGTTGCTCGTCGGCAGTCTGTTGCTGGCATTTGGCATCGCCAAAGCGTCGATGGCGTTCGACGATATTTATTCGTACCTGATCTATCGCGCGGTTTTCACCGTCAGCTGTTTTTGTGCGGCCTGGCCCGTCATGAAATTTTGTCGATGGCTGTGGCATTTCAATTTGAACGCATGGCGCACCGGCTTGATCGCCGCCTGCACGGCGTATGTTTTTGGCATGCTGTGCTCGTTGTGTGCGCTGCTCGCTCAAGTGGCATTTGGCGACGATCTGTACATGCGCAAATTCGAGTGGACGCATGCGTTCAACGGCGCGTACTTTGCGTGGTTCGTGCTTTGCGCAGTGTGCGCGGCGTATTTCGGGCTTCGGCAATACCAGGCGCTGCAGCAGGAACGGCATCGACTTTTTGTCGCCAACGCGCTCGCGCGCGAGGCCGAGTTGCGGGCGTTGCGTTATCAACTGCAGCCGCATTTTCTGTTCAATACACTCAATGCGATTTCGACGCTGGTTCGCGAAGGCGACTCACGCTCGGCGACACGCATGATCACGCGTCTCGCGGAATTCTTACGCGCCACACTCGAAGGCAACGGCGCGCACGAAGTCACGCTCGAAGAGGAAGTCGCGCTGACCCGGCATTACCTCGAAATCGAGAAAGTGCGGTTTGGCACACGGCTGGATATCGACCTGCAGATCGATGTCGATGCGCTACGATTGCGGGTGCCGAATTTGTTGCTGCAACCTCTGGTGGAAAACGCGATACGCCACGGCATTGCGCCATCCACGCACGGTGGAAAAATTACCATTCGTGCGCAACGCGATCACGATATGTTGTGCATTCTCATCATCGATAATGGCCTGGGTTATTCGCAGCATGATGCAACACGGCTCGGCGAAACCAAGGTCGGCATTGGCCTGGAAAATACTCGCGCGAGGCTCGATCGACTTTATCCGCAACGCCATCGCTTGGAAATTTCCTATCCCGAAATTGGCGGTTGTATCGTCAGCATCGAGTTGCCGTGCGACGCGCATCTCCCCGCCGACCACGAACTGCCGCAGATAGAAAACGCATGA
- a CDS encoding helix-turn-helix transcriptional regulator translates to MIEVKAVRITSGRNISVTPLADGLPREQGDHVRVLLCERHSRVSVPAGMTGLWCPLSSGIWVEALGSRFFVKRGSVYTSDPDYTHEINVPMRGMSIAVLARHSVWAQLTSSCSESIGSLPVVFPANHVMPVGSRLALLQLVRRLLDRADTTDSRASEHFGQMMMQMQQCFLPLLQRCPGSSVARRSQIFLRLQRARHLIQTSPSRGIDITTLGKLTNYSANQLIRLFRLVFGETPYASLLRVRVEYAQRLIRDTEMDISEVSRISGFENRTSFSRAFKIHSGGTASEFRTSLRQ, encoded by the coding sequence GTGATCGAAGTCAAAGCTGTACGCATAACATCAGGCAGAAACATTTCGGTGACGCCATTGGCGGATGGATTGCCACGCGAGCAGGGCGATCACGTCCGTGTGTTGTTGTGCGAACGTCATTCACGAGTATCGGTGCCTGCCGGAATGACCGGACTGTGGTGTCCGTTGAGCTCCGGTATCTGGGTTGAAGCACTGGGTTCGCGTTTCTTCGTCAAACGCGGCAGCGTCTACACATCCGATCCCGACTACACACATGAAATCAACGTGCCAATGCGTGGGATGAGTATTGCGGTTTTGGCAAGGCATTCGGTATGGGCGCAACTCACGTCGTCGTGCTCCGAAAGCATCGGCTCCTTGCCCGTCGTATTTCCGGCTAACCACGTCATGCCAGTGGGTTCTAGGTTGGCGTTGCTTCAATTGGTACGGCGCTTGCTGGATCGCGCCGACACAACAGACTCGCGTGCAAGCGAACATTTCGGTCAGATGATGATGCAGATGCAACAATGTTTTTTGCCGTTGCTGCAACGCTGTCCCGGATCTTCGGTCGCGCGTCGGAGCCAGATTTTTCTGCGATTGCAGCGTGCCCGGCACCTGATTCAAACGAGTCCTTCGCGAGGTATCGACATAACAACACTTGGCAAACTGACCAATTATTCGGCAAATCAACTGATTCGGCTTTTCAGACTGGTTTTTGGAGAGACGCCATACGCGAGTTTGTTGCGTGTTCGCGTGGAGTATGCGCAGCGCCTGATTCGAGATACCGAAATGGATATTAGTGAAGTATCGCGGATCAGCGGTTTTGAAAACAGGACGAGTTTTTCGCGGGCATTTAAAATCCATTCTGGTGGAACCGCTTCGGAATTCCGAACTTCTTTGCGCCAGTAG
- a CDS encoding ECF-type sigma factor → MSEITVLLDRARGGDHDAWNAVIELLYEDLKRLARARGDGSDGTLSATGLVNECYMRLAQAGSEKDIIDRGHFLALAARVMRQVVIGHARKRLADKRGGHDERVTLSALDSSADIEAGNLISIDAALEHLATIDARYVQLVECRVFGGLSEEETALAIDLPLRSTQRLWHKARESLRRLLDR, encoded by the coding sequence ATGAGCGAAATCACCGTGCTGCTGGATCGCGCCCGCGGTGGCGATCACGACGCCTGGAACGCCGTGATCGAGTTGCTTTACGAAGACCTGAAACGGCTCGCGCGCGCGCGCGGCGATGGTTCCGACGGCACCTTGAGCGCGACTGGATTGGTGAACGAGTGCTACATGCGCCTGGCCCAGGCCGGCAGCGAAAAAGACATCATCGATCGCGGTCATTTTCTCGCGCTCGCGGCAAGAGTGATGCGCCAGGTGGTAATCGGCCACGCGCGCAAACGCCTCGCCGACAAACGCGGCGGTCACGATGAGCGCGTCACGCTATCGGCACTCGATAGCAGCGCCGATATCGAAGCCGGCAACCTGATCAGCATCGACGCTGCGCTCGAACATCTGGCGACGATCGATGCACGTTATGTGCAACTGGTCGAATGCCGCGTGTTCGGCGGACTGAGCGAAGAAGAGACCGCGCTCGCGATCGATTTGCCGTTGCGCAGCACGCAACGGCTGTGGCACAAGGCACGCGAATCGCTGCGCCGCCTGCTCGATCGTTGA
- a CDS encoding protein kinase domain-containing protein, whose protein sequence is MLLQLSSHSAQGHRRLNIDDLLDPGSLFKSALFGTLLRDHVDSAELAPGTRVGPYRIERALGRGGMGIVYLGIRADGQFEQRVAIKFLARRVMASQIHDDFRRERQILASLNHAHIAHLLDGGVMDDGRLWFAVELIEGLPIDRHCIEKKLGLRDRVALMIPVIAAVQHAHSRLLLHRDIKPDNVLVGKESGAKLLDFGVAAFIDENDAATAYTPGYASPEQLAGERIGTSSDIWQLGNLLRVVASAHAEGEVPPRIPVDLQAIISRACAPRIAHRYHTAQGLHDELGRFLDHLPVRARDATFRYRFARFARRHPFSIAISALAAMLLAGVIAVDWRLDSARTNAQEEHALTALVTRFLTNDLIGEADPFGGGAHAVVNLGNMLSKASERSAITFAKHPHLASEVDRAIADALQGLSRYPDARKITQRGLSRLDPANPENFDLIISLKVLNAELTLDAGNTVDSRRELDELHAQVVKTRGELAPLALHIQSAIGLSYSIESKLVECEQVMRPVVAHAHELQPIDSLLAFSVLAQCSARLGHYDEALRMINAQLRSTIALYGEADPRTLIARDVKLTVAVESGDYANAVIDARALIEKMRTAIGSDQDVTAGVLSDAGVTAICAGYYDEAIVYLEESKKVHGKNDGERSLLVAKNLVSEGLAYKRLGDLQAAEHAFELGAAILKEHPDDNGVQTALLKNRGELRLAQNRYNEAAADLGEALDYARKINAEDHPRVATIKLGLAAALAHLGQNEAARSLMTEAAPVMEGRPSCWQPLLDAAHEVLPTVGVSPRQ, encoded by the coding sequence ATGCTGCTGCAGCTTTCGTCGCATTCCGCCCAAGGACACCGTCGTTTGAATATCGATGACCTGCTCGACCCCGGAAGCCTGTTCAAAAGCGCACTGTTCGGCACGCTGCTGCGCGACCATGTAGACAGTGCCGAGCTGGCGCCGGGCACACGCGTCGGGCCGTATCGGATCGAGCGCGCGCTGGGTCGCGGCGGCATGGGCATCGTTTATCTGGGCATTCGCGCGGACGGCCAATTCGAGCAGCGCGTCGCGATAAAATTTCTCGCGCGACGGGTGATGGCATCGCAAATACATGATGATTTTCGCCGCGAGCGGCAGATCCTCGCATCGCTCAATCACGCTCATATCGCGCACCTGCTCGACGGTGGCGTGATGGACGATGGCCGGCTGTGGTTTGCGGTCGAGCTGATCGAAGGGTTGCCGATCGACAGGCATTGCATCGAGAAAAAACTCGGACTGCGCGATCGCGTGGCGCTGATGATTCCAGTGATCGCAGCCGTGCAGCACGCGCATTCGCGGCTGCTTCTCCATCGCGACATCAAGCCCGACAATGTGCTGGTCGGCAAGGAAAGCGGCGCCAAGTTGCTCGACTTTGGCGTGGCCGCTTTCATCGATGAAAACGACGCGGCAACCGCGTACACGCCGGGCTACGCCAGCCCCGAGCAACTCGCCGGCGAGCGCATCGGCACGTCATCCGACATCTGGCAACTCGGCAACCTTTTGCGTGTGGTGGCGAGCGCACATGCCGAGGGCGAAGTGCCGCCGCGCATTCCGGTGGATCTGCAGGCGATCATCAGCCGCGCGTGCGCGCCACGAATCGCACATCGTTATCACACGGCACAGGGTTTGCACGACGAACTCGGGCGTTTTCTCGACCATCTGCCGGTGCGCGCGCGCGATGCGACGTTCCGCTATCGATTCGCACGATTCGCGCGGCGCCATCCGTTCAGCATCGCCATCAGTGCGCTTGCCGCGATGCTGTTGGCAGGTGTAATCGCAGTGGATTGGCGCCTCGATAGTGCGCGTACAAACGCGCAGGAAGAACATGCATTGACTGCGCTGGTGACGCGTTTTCTCACCAATGATCTGATCGGTGAAGCCGATCCATTTGGTGGCGGCGCGCACGCAGTGGTCAATCTCGGCAATATGTTGAGCAAGGCGTCGGAGCGTTCCGCCATTACCTTTGCGAAACACCCGCATCTCGCCAGCGAAGTGGATCGCGCGATCGCCGATGCACTCCAAGGACTTTCGCGCTATCCCGATGCGCGCAAGATCACGCAACGCGGTCTGTCGCGACTCGATCCGGCAAATCCGGAAAATTTCGATCTGATCATTTCGCTCAAGGTATTGAACGCGGAGCTGACGCTCGACGCGGGAAACACGGTCGACAGTCGCCGCGAACTCGACGAACTGCATGCGCAAGTGGTCAAAACCCGCGGCGAGTTGGCGCCGCTCGCGCTGCACATCCAGAGTGCGATCGGATTGAGCTACAGCATCGAATCGAAGCTGGTCGAATGCGAGCAAGTGATGCGCCCGGTGGTGGCGCATGCGCACGAACTGCAACCGATCGATTCATTACTCGCATTCAGCGTGCTGGCGCAATGTTCGGCTCGCCTCGGTCATTACGACGAGGCGCTGAGAATGATCAACGCCCAACTGCGATCGACGATCGCGCTGTATGGTGAAGCCGATCCGCGCACGCTGATCGCGCGCGACGTGAAGCTCACGGTGGCGGTCGAGAGCGGTGACTACGCCAATGCAGTCATCGATGCGCGTGCATTGATCGAAAAAATGCGCACGGCGATCGGATCGGATCAAGATGTCACCGCCGGTGTACTCAGCGACGCCGGGGTTACCGCGATATGCGCCGGTTACTATGACGAAGCCATCGTTTATCTCGAAGAATCGAAAAAAGTGCACGGCAAAAATGACGGCGAAAGGAGTCTGCTGGTGGCGAAGAACCTCGTCAGCGAAGGTCTTGCGTACAAACGTTTGGGCGATCTGCAAGCCGCCGAGCACGCATTCGAGCTGGGCGCGGCGATCCTGAAAGAACATCCCGACGATAACGGGGTGCAGACCGCGCTACTGAAAAATCGCGGCGAGTTGCGGCTGGCGCAAAATCGCTATAACGAAGCCGCAGCGGATCTCGGTGAAGCGCTCGATTACGCGCGAAAAATCAATGCTGAGGATCATCCGCGCGTGGCCACAATCAAGCTCGGGCTTGCCGCCGCGCTGGCGCATCTCGGCCAGAATGAAGCGGCGCGCAGTCTGATGACCGAAGCAGCACCGGTGATGGAAGGCCGGCCATCGTGCTGGCAACCGTTGCTTGACGCGGCACACGAGGTGCTGCCGACGGTCGGCGTTTCACCCAGGCAATAG